From one Candidatus Zixiibacteriota bacterium genomic stretch:
- a CDS encoding YqaA family protein, whose product MTRLLSAPLRWSRSMYDWVLRWAKSPHSRPALFFLSLAEASFFPIPPDPLLIALCMGDHRRWVRFATICSVGSVIGGMVGYAIGYGAFELIGSKILAMIASISGGDPQEMLATAQFWFNEKEFGGMKVGAWAVGIAGFTPIPYKVFTIAAGFFEMNFAVFVIASALSRSARFFLVAGLVGLLFDKYGTRITDFIDRYFNLLAILFVLLLIGGFLVIKVV is encoded by the coding sequence ATGACACGACTGCTTAGCGCGCCGCTCCGCTGGAGCCGCTCGATGTACGACTGGGTCCTTCGATGGGCCAAGTCGCCGCACAGCCGCCCCGCCCTGTTTTTTCTGTCGCTCGCGGAAGCATCGTTTTTCCCCATTCCACCGGACCCGCTGCTGATCGCACTGTGCATGGGCGATCATCGCCGCTGGGTGCGGTTTGCCACCATCTGTTCGGTCGGCTCCGTTATCGGAGGTATGGTCGGGTACGCGATCGGCTACGGCGCATTTGAACTGATCGGTTCGAAGATCCTTGCGATGATTGCGTCGATTTCGGGGGGCGATCCCCAGGAAATGCTGGCGACCGCGCAGTTCTGGTTCAACGAAAAGGAATTCGGCGGGATGAAAGTCGGCGCGTGGGCGGTCGGGATTGCCGGATTTACGCCCATCCCGTACAAAGTCTTTACCATCGCGGCAGGATTCTTCGAAATGAACTTCGCGGTGTTCGTCATTGCGTCGGCACTGAGCCGCTCCGCCCGGTTTTTTCTCGTGGCCGGTTTGGTCGGACTGCTGTTCGACAAATACGGCACACGCATCACCGATTTCATCGACCGCTACTTCAACCTTCTGGCCATTCTCTTCGTGCTGCTGCTGATCGGCGGCTTTCTCGTTATCAAAGTGGTGTGA
- a CDS encoding DinB family protein, protein MSETPLSLAVVLFERFVRFRTANITALDTVPEDACDIIPAGLRNNIHWQAGHLATVQASLLYRRCGVDAPLDDSWFASFAKGTSPSDWSGSTPSYADARTQLRALVDRTRSDLPSLAGLAYPEPVTVTGGERLSTFLDALGFLTIHEALHLGTINTMRRLAAVR, encoded by the coding sequence ATGTCCGAGACGCCACTCTCTCTTGCCGTCGTCCTCTTTGAGCGGTTCGTGCGCTTTCGCACCGCGAATATCACGGCGCTCGATACCGTGCCGGAGGACGCCTGCGACATCATCCCGGCGGGCCTTCGCAACAACATTCACTGGCAGGCCGGTCATCTGGCAACCGTGCAGGCGTCGCTTCTTTACCGGCGGTGCGGAGTCGACGCGCCGCTCGACGACTCATGGTTCGCCTCGTTTGCCAAGGGGACGTCGCCCTCGGACTGGTCCGGTTCCACCCCGTCATATGCCGATGCCCGCACGCAACTGCGCGCGCTGGTCGATCGCACCCGGTCCGATCTGCCGTCGCTTGCGGGATTGGCGTATCCCGAGCCGGTGACGGTCACCGGAGGGGAACGTCTCTCGACTTTTCTCGATGCGCTCGGCTTTCTCACGATCCATGAAGCGCTCCACCTTGGAACGAT
- a CDS encoding hemolysin family protein, with product MDIPLWVELLAIFLLILANGAFSLAEFSVIASRKSRLRQKVTERKPGASRALLLREQPERFLATIQVGITLVGAMVGVFSGATIVDEIARPLQTIPVPAIAGAARPIAVAFAVVAITVLSVVVGELVPKYLALSYPERYARIIARPISVFIAITSVFSRLLSGMAQLVVRTMGVRAADEGVVTEEEINQMIIEGKEKGFFDETERDFVRSVFDFADSSVSRAMTPRTDVIAFDREADSADVMKVIREQGYSRYPVYHRTIDEVVGVIYSKDLLKVDPESADFSLDKLLRPPFFVPNSMPLPKLLREFQRGKNHLAIVMDEYGGTDGIITLEDILEELVGEIQDEYDAEAAPLVKHSDVVAYANGAVWPGEVNELLGVRLPEEHFDTLAGLFIDAVGHVPEKHESVQIADARLTVLAKQDNRVLRLKVEKTPSPSIEGA from the coding sequence ATGGACATACCGCTCTGGGTCGAACTGCTGGCTATTTTTCTGTTGATTCTCGCCAACGGCGCCTTCTCACTGGCGGAATTCTCCGTTATTGCCTCGCGTAAGTCGCGGCTCCGGCAGAAAGTCACCGAACGAAAACCGGGCGCCTCGCGGGCGCTTTTGCTTCGCGAGCAGCCGGAACGCTTCCTGGCCACGATTCAGGTGGGCATCACTCTTGTCGGCGCAATGGTGGGCGTATTTTCCGGCGCGACCATTGTCGACGAAATCGCCCGTCCTCTCCAGACGATTCCGGTACCGGCGATCGCCGGCGCGGCGCGGCCGATTGCTGTCGCGTTCGCCGTCGTCGCGATAACGGTCCTCTCCGTCGTGGTCGGCGAGCTTGTGCCCAAGTACCTCGCGCTGTCTTATCCTGAGCGGTACGCGCGCATTATCGCGCGCCCCATCTCCGTGTTCATCGCGATCACCTCCGTTTTCTCCCGCCTGTTGTCGGGGATGGCGCAGCTGGTCGTTCGAACCATGGGCGTGAGAGCGGCTGACGAGGGCGTGGTGACCGAAGAGGAAATCAACCAGATGATCATCGAAGGCAAGGAGAAGGGGTTTTTCGACGAAACGGAGCGTGATTTCGTCCGCTCCGTGTTCGATTTCGCCGACTCCAGCGTGAGCCGTGCGATGACGCCGCGCACGGATGTCATCGCATTCGATCGGGAGGCCGATAGTGCGGACGTCATGAAGGTCATCCGCGAACAGGGCTACAGCCGCTATCCCGTCTATCACCGGACGATCGACGAAGTGGTGGGGGTGATTTATTCCAAGGATCTCCTCAAAGTGGATCCCGAGTCGGCGGATTTCTCGCTGGACAAACTGCTTCGGCCGCCGTTTTTTGTGCCGAATTCGATGCCGCTTCCCAAGCTGCTGAGAGAATTCCAGCGGGGGAAAAACCACCTCGCGATCGTGATGGACGAGTACGGCGGTACCGACGGGATCATTACGCTGGAAGACATCCTCGAAGAGCTGGTCGGCGAGATTCAGGACGAGTACGATGCCGAGGCCGCGCCGCTCGTCAAGCACTCCGACGTGGTGGCGTATGCCAACGGCGCCGTGTGGCCGGGAGAGGTGAACGAACTGCTGGGAGTGCGCCTTCCCGAAGAGCACTTCGACACACTCGCGGGGCTGTTCATCGATGCGGTCGGCCATGTGCCGGAGAAGCATGAGTCGGTGCAAATAGCTGACGCCCGACTCACGGTGCTGGCGAAACAGGATAACCGTGTTTTGCGGTTGAAAGTGGAGAAAACCCCGTCGCCGTCAATCGAGGGCGCGTAG
- a CDS encoding zinc metalloprotease HtpX, producing MNTAKVFLMMTGLVLLFMAIGYYFGGQSGMILAFAIACVMNFIAYWASDKMVLKMYRAIEVKPGERGKPGLLYDVVRNIATINGMPMPRVYVIPTKAPNAFATGRNAEHAAVAATEGLLEILNREELEGVMGHEMAHVKNKDMLIGTIAATFVGAIGILASLARWGAIFGGYSRDERGGGGGGIGLLVAALLAPFMAILLQTAISRQREYKADAIGGRLGAPGGRHLQLASALQKIHQAPYRLNLDDRPGTANLMIANPLSGRGLTNLFSTHPPLEKRIAKLKEHAQQAVYQGYAG from the coding sequence ATGAACACCGCCAAGGTGTTTCTGATGATGACGGGTCTGGTGTTGCTGTTTATGGCCATCGGCTACTATTTCGGCGGCCAGAGCGGCATGATACTGGCCTTTGCCATAGCCTGTGTGATGAACTTTATCGCTTACTGGGCGTCTGACAAGATGGTGTTGAAGATGTACCGGGCGATCGAAGTCAAGCCGGGCGAGCGCGGCAAACCCGGCCTGCTGTACGATGTGGTGCGGAATATCGCGACCATTAACGGCATGCCGATGCCCCGCGTCTATGTCATTCCGACTAAAGCGCCGAATGCGTTTGCGACCGGCCGTAACGCCGAACACGCCGCGGTGGCCGCGACCGAGGGCCTTCTCGAGATATTGAACAGAGAAGAGCTTGAGGGCGTGATGGGCCACGAGATGGCGCACGTCAAAAACAAGGACATGTTGATCGGGACGATCGCCGCCACGTTTGTCGGCGCCATCGGCATCCTCGCGTCACTCGCCCGCTGGGGAGCGATCTTCGGCGGCTACAGTCGCGACGAGCGCGGCGGCGGCGGCGGCGGGATCGGTTTGCTGGTGGCCGCGCTGCTGGCGCCGTTCATGGCGATCCTGCTGCAGACGGCGATTTCGCGTCAGCGTGAATACAAAGCCGACGCGATCGGCGGCCGGCTTGGGGCTCCGGGCGGACGGCACCTTCAATTGGCATCGGCGCTCCAGAAGATACATCAGGCGCCCTACCGATTGAACCTTGACGATCGTCCCGGCACGGCTAATCTTATGATCGCCAACCCGCTTTCCGGTCGCGGACTGACAAATCTGTTCTCAACCCATCCGCCGCTGGAAAAGCGTATCGCGAAACTGAAGGAGCACGCGCAGCAGGCTGTCTATCAGGGATATGCGGGATAG